The DNA segment CGTCGGCGTGGCGGCCGTACCACGCGCGGAAAGGGGCCCATGTGTCCCGGGACCACACCTGCCCCCAGGAGCACGCGTACTGCATGAAGTGGGCGTCGCAGCCCTCGTCCAGGGGCAGGAAGGGGCGGTCGCAGGCCACGTTCCACAGGTGGGTGTAGAGGGCGATCCCGGCGATGCGGTCGTCGCCGCGGTAGAACTCCACCGCCTGCGCGGCGAACCGGTAGAGCTGGGGGGAGACGTACAGGTCGTCCTCCAGGACGACGAGGTGCTCGTACTCCTCCGTCAGATCACCGCAGGCCAGGATGTGCCGCTTGAGCCCCTGTCGCTCGGGAAAGGTGCGCACCCGCTTGTCGCCGTGCGGCCAGACGAAGTCCTCCGCCACGCGCTCCGTGGCCGCGTCTCCGGAGCGATCAAGGCTGATCACCAGCGGAACCCGCTGGCCGTCGAAGGCCACCCGGGTGAGGGAATCCAGCACCCGGGACAGGGAGTGGGGGCGATCGTAGCCGACGACGACGATGGCCAGATCCGTCATGGGGGAGGCGCTCCTCGGAAAGTCAGTGGATTCGGGCATCCGCGGGTTCCGTGCCGGCCCGGCTGGCGAAGAAGGCGTACCAGATCAGGGACCAGATCACGTTGAAGTACCAGCGGTTGGCGGTCATATGGTCGCCCAGCGAATTGATGAGCATCACCGTGGTCACTCCCGCGCCCGCCAGGGCGAGGGCGAACCGCGCGGGATCCCCGCCCGGCGGGCGGAAGGTGATGAAGGAGAGCAGCAGGCCGGAGGGATAGAACAGGTAGACGAGGCCGCACACCACGCCGAAGGCGATGGCGTAGGTCAGGTAGTCGTTGTGGGGGTAGATGCCCAGCGGCTCCACGTACAGCGCCCAGCCCACGCCGCTGGGATTCTCCATCAGGTAGTTGAAGGACTTCTTCCAGCGCCAGGCCCGATCGCCCGTGGAGGAGCCCGAGTGCCCCACCCGCAGCTCGTAGCGGTTGACCGCATACCGCTGCACGCCCTCCGGCAGGATGGTCCAGGTGGCGAGGGCCAAGCCGGCGCCGATGAACAGGAGGAGGAGGTAGCGCTTGATGGAGAAGTGCCGCTTCCCCAGGAACAGGATGAGTCCCAGGCCCGCGAGTCCCGCCAGGGTGCTGCCGACGCTTCCGGTCACCAGCAGGAAGTAGGCCGCCACCAACAGACAGGCCGTCGCCATCAGCCGCGTCATCCGCTGCACGGGAGAGATGGCCACTGCGAACGACGCGCAGATCAGGGCGGCGAGGATGATCCCCGACTGGGTCCGGATCATCTGGATGTCGATCTTCCCCAGGCGGAACGTGGAGACGTTCACCAGGTTCTCGCGCAGGGCGTTGGCGTCGAAGATGGGCCGCCCCAGGAACCGCGCCGCCAGGAACATCAGAAGCGTGGGCAGGATCAGGCCGTAGATCAGGCCCTTCAGCAGCAGGTCCGGATCCTGGCTGCGCCGCAGGCGGGAGAAGATCAGCGGGATGAGCAGGAACGGGCCCAGCAGGTAGTTCGTGATGGAGACGAACTGCGAGGACATGATCTCCATGGAGGCCCCGCCGGACCAGGTGATGAGGTAGGGCCGCGGCCGGGAGACGTCCGTCGTGTGGATGCTGGGAATGCTGAGGTCGGCCCACAGGGACGCGACGACGCTGACCACCATCGACAGCATCACGATGAAGAAGGCCATCTGCGCGAGCCGGGGCAATCCCCGCCACGCCTCGCTGCGCGCCAGCAGCCCGAAGACGCCTGCGGCGTAGAGGTTGAGCGCGATGGACGTGGTGGTGTTGGCGGGATTGGCCGCCAGGATGGCGACGAACACCACCCAGCTGAAGGGCTTGTTGAGCCAGAGGAAGGTTCCCGCCAGCCCCACGGCCAGGCCCAGGGCCGCCATCCGGTAGGGATCGCCCACCGCGAGGGCCACGGCGTTCACCCCCATCCCCAGGAGGAAGGGCAGCCAGAGGGAGGGCGCGGAAGCCTCCAATGTGGCGGGGG comes from the Geothrix sp. 21YS21S-4 genome and includes:
- a CDS encoding O-antigen ligase — translated: MNSLNAALESPATLEASAPSLWLPFLLGMGVNAVALAVGDPYRMAALGLAVGLAGTFLWLNKPFSWVVFVAILAANPANTTTSIALNLYAAGVFGLLARSEAWRGLPRLAQMAFFIVMLSMVVSVVASLWADLSIPSIHTTDVSRPRPYLITWSGGASMEIMSSQFVSITNYLLGPFLLIPLIFSRLRRSQDPDLLLKGLIYGLILPTLLMFLAARFLGRPIFDANALRENLVNVSTFRLGKIDIQMIRTQSGIILAALICASFAVAISPVQRMTRLMATACLLVAAYFLLVTGSVGSTLAGLAGLGLILFLGKRHFSIKRYLLLLFIGAGLALATWTILPEGVQRYAVNRYELRVGHSGSSTGDRAWRWKKSFNYLMENPSGVGWALYVEPLGIYPHNDYLTYAIAFGVVCGLVYLFYPSGLLLSFITFRPPGGDPARFALALAGAGVTTVMLINSLGDHMTANRWYFNVIWSLIWYAFFASRAGTEPADARIH